In Enterobacter sp. 638, a single window of DNA contains:
- a CDS encoding transglycosylase SLT domain-containing protein, with translation MNAETIKEFLVSLGFDIDEAGAEKFDSVIAGTTANAIKMGLAVEGAALTVVAFTAKIASGLDNLYWASQRTGATVQGIQSIGYAVSQMGSSVDAARGSLENLSRFVRNNPGAEGFLNRLGVQTRDASGNMRDMAAIFTGVGQKLSSMPYYKANQYAQMLGIDENTLMAMRRGVGGFSGQYSAMAKAIGFNADEAARSSNKFMTSLREFGAMAGMARDKIGSNLAGGLSGSLDTLRRHILDNFPRIEQTLTKAIKGILALGDIIGRLFFRLIEGTSDLITWWQSLDKQTRELISLFGALTIALRILNSTFWMSPIGLITALAAGIALLWEDYKTWKEGGQSLIDWGKWKPEVDAALKMTRDLQTTVIDLTKALAKLLNIDPKSWSLKWDFSNFISQMGEFSKMLNMIADLLNAIKDGRWSEAASIGKQLLNQGSGNPSAMPMVTDSANSTAEWMKNTLGFDPRSVGRTVRGWFGDDEPDQYGQSVKRPQPTKAGSELLGWMQPMLTNLEQLYRLPEGLLKSVAITESGGNQFAVSGAGAKGLFQFMDGTARDMGLRGNDVFDPEKAAQAAAKYLSRLLQANGGDLSKALASYNWGIGNVQKHGMALMPQETRNYIPKVMSNMPGNGVQVDQKNTYHIYGGGDPRSVGTEVERRQQSANAQVMRGNQTKVG, from the coding sequence TCGGTCATTGCGGGAACGACCGCAAACGCCATCAAAATGGGGCTGGCTGTCGAAGGTGCCGCGCTTACCGTGGTGGCCTTCACGGCTAAGATTGCCTCAGGTCTGGATAATCTCTACTGGGCGTCACAGCGTACCGGTGCGACGGTCCAGGGCATCCAGTCGATTGGCTATGCCGTTTCGCAGATGGGCAGCAGCGTGGACGCTGCGCGAGGTTCACTGGAAAACCTCTCCCGGTTTGTGCGTAACAATCCCGGCGCGGAAGGTTTCCTGAACCGTCTGGGCGTACAGACCCGTGATGCCAGCGGAAATATGCGCGACATGGCCGCTATTTTTACGGGTGTCGGCCAGAAGCTCAGCAGCATGCCGTATTACAAAGCCAATCAGTATGCGCAGATGCTGGGCATTGATGAAAATACCCTCATGGCGATGCGCCGTGGTGTGGGTGGTTTCTCCGGGCAGTACAGCGCAATGGCGAAGGCGATCGGCTTCAATGCTGACGAGGCGGCCAGAAGCTCCAACAAATTCATGACCTCTCTGCGCGAGTTCGGCGCGATGGCAGGCATGGCCCGTGACAAAATCGGCTCTAACCTTGCTGGTGGCCTGTCGGGTTCGCTGGACACCCTGCGGCGCCATATCCTGGACAACTTCCCGCGCATCGAGCAGACCCTGACGAAAGCCATAAAGGGCATTCTTGCGCTCGGGGACATCATCGGGCGACTGTTCTTCCGTCTCATTGAGGGAACATCAGACCTTATCACCTGGTGGCAATCGCTGGATAAGCAAACGCGGGAGCTGATCTCGCTGTTCGGCGCGCTGACGATTGCGCTGCGCATCCTGAACAGTACGTTTTGGATGTCTCCGATTGGCCTGATCACGGCACTGGCTGCTGGTATCGCGCTGTTGTGGGAAGACTATAAAACATGGAAGGAAGGCGGTCAGAGCCTGATTGACTGGGGGAAATGGAAGCCAGAAGTCGACGCTGCACTGAAGATGACCCGCGACCTGCAGACTACCGTCATCGACCTGACGAAAGCGCTGGCGAAGCTGCTCAACATTGACCCGAAATCATGGTCCCTGAAATGGGATTTCAGCAACTTCATTTCGCAGATGGGCGAGTTCAGCAAGATGCTGAACATGATTGCAGATCTGCTGAATGCTATCAAAGATGGGCGATGGTCCGAAGCCGCCAGCATTGGTAAGCAGCTCCTGAATCAGGGCAGCGGTAACCCGAGTGCCATGCCGATGGTGACCGACAGCGCGAACAGTACCGCTGAATGGATGAAAAACACGCTTGGGTTTGATCCTCGCAGCGTGGGGCGCACTGTGCGCGGCTGGTTTGGCGATGATGAACCAGACCAGTACGGCCAGTCAGTGAAGCGACCTCAGCCAACAAAAGCAGGATCTGAATTGCTGGGCTGGATGCAGCCGATGCTTACCAATCTGGAGCAGCTGTACCGGCTTCCGGAAGGACTGCTGAAAAGCGTTGCGATTACAGAATCTGGGGGCAATCAGTTTGCGGTGTCCGGTGCTGGCGCGAAAGGTCTGTTTCAGTTTATGGACGGAACAGCGCGTGACATGGGGCTGCGCGGGAACGACGTTTTCGACCCGGAGAAGGCGGCGCAGGCGGCTGCAAAATATCTTTCCCGGTTACTACAGGCGAACGGTGGAGACCTGAGCAAGGCGCTCGCGTCTTACAACTGGGGGATCGGGAACGTGCAGAAGCATGGCATGGCCCTGATGCCGCAGGAAACCCGCAACTACATCCCGAAAGTGATGAGCAACATGCCCGGCAACGGGGTTCAGGTAGATCAAAAAAATACCTATCACATTTACGGTGGTGGTGATCCGCGTTCGGTCGGAACAGAAGTTGAGCGCCGACAGCAATCAGCAAATGCTCAGGTCATGCGCGGCAATCAAACTAAGGTGGGCTAA
- a CDS encoding phage baseplate protein, whose amino-acid sequence MDILSTLFQQQTRKIGMIVPSVVVSEKHSDTLEITEHPVEVGAAIADHAYKKPSEVVMEVGFAGGGSLLDFASNLTATSLLGLSPQQTYQEILDLQASRIPFDVVTGKRLYSNMLIRALEVTTDKTTENVLSAVLTLREVLISQTQQITVADKTNMQNGASTSAVLNTGNKTTKPPNTSLLQSITGNAASLLGLG is encoded by the coding sequence ATGGATATTCTCTCTACGCTCTTTCAGCAGCAAACGCGGAAAATTGGGATGATAGTTCCGAGCGTTGTTGTGTCTGAAAAGCACAGCGATACGCTGGAGATAACCGAGCATCCCGTCGAAGTTGGGGCCGCCATCGCTGACCACGCCTATAAAAAGCCGTCTGAAGTGGTGATGGAGGTCGGTTTCGCTGGCGGCGGATCGTTGCTGGATTTTGCCAGCAATCTGACTGCCACCAGCTTACTTGGCCTGAGTCCTCAGCAGACATATCAGGAAATTCTGGACCTGCAGGCGAGCCGTATTCCTTTCGATGTGGTGACCGGCAAACGGCTGTACAGCAACATGCTGATCCGCGCGCTGGAAGTGACAACAGACAAGACGACTGAAAACGTCCTTTCTGCGGTTCTCACCCTGAGGGAGGTTCTCATCTCGCAAACGCAGCAGATCACCGTCGCGGATAAAACCAACATGCAGAACGGGGCCAGCACTTCGGCGGTACTGAATACCGGGAACAAAACCACAAAGCCGCCAAATACCTCGCTGCTGCAAAGCATCACGGGTAATGCGGCGTCATTACTGGGGCTCGGCTAA
- a CDS encoding Gp138 family membrane-puncturing spike protein, with amino-acid sequence MAVSDQTRSGDLAETFKSERETTKNQIRVALPSIVQSFDPGKVTAVVQPAIRSVETDNDGKRITNNYPLLVDVPVVFPRGGGCTLTFPIKAGDECLVIFADRSIDFWWQSGGVQEPVDDRVHDLSDAFCIVGPQSQAQKIGGISTGATQLRSDDGSTYFELNPTTQKIKIVAPGGLDVIAPESTFSAKVTITGLLTWMGGMVGSLASGTAAKITGAIEFFGTLKSNGKSIDDTHTHKGVQTGSGNSGGVN; translated from the coding sequence ATGGCAGTATCTGACCAAACACGCAGCGGTGACCTTGCCGAAACATTCAAATCTGAGCGGGAAACCACAAAGAACCAGATCCGCGTCGCTTTGCCTAGCATTGTTCAGTCATTCGATCCGGGCAAAGTAACGGCGGTGGTGCAGCCTGCTATCCGTTCGGTTGAAACTGATAACGACGGGAAGCGCATCACGAATAATTATCCGCTGCTGGTGGATGTGCCGGTGGTGTTTCCTCGCGGCGGCGGCTGCACTCTCACTTTCCCGATCAAAGCCGGTGATGAGTGCCTGGTCATTTTTGCCGATCGCAGCATTGATTTCTGGTGGCAGAGTGGCGGCGTGCAGGAGCCGGTAGACGACAGAGTGCATGATTTATCGGATGCGTTCTGCATCGTCGGGCCGCAGTCTCAGGCGCAGAAAATCGGCGGTATCAGTACCGGGGCCACGCAGCTGCGCAGCGACGACGGAAGCACCTATTTCGAGCTCAATCCCACCACGCAGAAAATTAAAATCGTAGCTCCTGGTGGTCTCGATGTTATCGCCCCCGAATCGACGTTTTCGGCGAAGGTCACGATTACTGGGCTACTCACTTGGATGGGGGGGATGGTCGGAAGTCTTGCCAGCGGCACAGCGGCGAAAATTACTGGTGCGATTGAATTCTTTGGAACACTCAAATCGAACGGTAAATCCATTGACGACACGCACACCCACAAAGGCGTTCAGACGGGCAGCGGTAACTCCGGCGGGGTGAACTGA